Proteins encoded in a region of the Amyelois transitella isolate CPQ chromosome 9, ilAmyTran1.1, whole genome shotgun sequence genome:
- the LOC106132490 gene encoding peptide deformylase, mitochondrial, which translates to MGITRKVLNWYARIGPSHGKVSPPYEHVVQIGDPILRKASEAVPVDQIKTEEIQKLIKKLHYVLDKYGSLGMSAPQVGVNKRIFVMRHTAKQIAALPKEIEKSRGMTVVPFSVFINPKLKVIDYNKVTMSEGCESVQGYIAEVARYRAVEISGLNAEGNSTSTQFKDWAARIAQHEMDHLDGKLYTDIMDRKTLQCTCWEEVNMAKGKVVIPFYPD; encoded by the exons atgggTATAACAAGAAAGGTTCTCAATTGGTATGCTAGAATTGGACCTAGTCACGGCAAAGTATCGCCACCTTACGAGCATGTAGTACAAATTGGAGACCCCATATTACGTAAAGCTTCCGAAGCCGTCCCTGTCGATCAAATTAAGACCGAAGAGATCCAAAAATTGATAAAGAAACTGCACTATGTCCTGGACAAGTACGGTAGTTTGGGCATGTCCGCCCCGCAAGTTGGCGTCAACAAAAGGATATTTGTTATGAGACACACAGCTAAACAAATCGCCGCTCTTCctaaagaaatagaaaaatccAGAGGGATGACAGTAGTTCCATTTAGT GTGTTCATCAACCCAAAGTTGAAGGTGATTGACTACAACAAAGTGACAATGTCTGAGGGTTGTGAAAGCGTTCAGGGTTACATTGCTGAGGTAGCTAGGTATAGGGCAGTGGAAATTTCAG GACTAAATGCAGAAGGCAACAGCACATCGACCCAGTTCAAAGACTGGGCAGCACGGATAGCCCAGCACGAGATGGATCACTTGGACGGGAAGCTGTACACTGACATCATGGACCGGAAGACTTTGCAGTGTACGTGTTGGGAGGAGGTCAATATGGCAAAAGGAAAGGTTGTCATACCATTCTATCCCGATTGA
- the LOC106132491 gene encoding 3-hydroxyisobutyryl-CoA hydrolase, mitochondrial produces the protein MFKLMKTSRTISFVFKRTMSSQEPDVLCDTLNNAGVMTLNRPKALNSLNESMVTKMLAQLREWENSKTMVIVKGAGDKAFCAGGDVKVAIDKVMGPRFFFTEYNVNYLIGKYKIPYIALIDGITMGGGMGVSVHGRYRIATERTTIAMPETKIGLFPDVGGSYFLPRLPVNLGLYLGLTGDRLKGQDVVKAGIATHFVPSRRLYELETLLSRCSNDVEINSLLTKFSEPPVEFSLAPNIKHINYCFAASTVEEIIERLEKVNNEWSVKTIQTLNQMCPGSLKITLRAMQRGAQLELGQCLKMEFRISCWATLHNDFPEGVRALLIDKDNSPKWTHKTVSEVDDDYVEKFFKKLPDAKELKFFDEESKL, from the exons ATGTTTAAACTAATGAAAACTAGTCGAACCATTTCATTTGTGTTCAAACGCACAATGTCTTCTCAAGAGCCGGATGTGCTATGTGACACTCTGAACAATGCTGGGGTAATGACACTGAATCGCCCCAAAGCCCTTAATTCATTGAACGAGTCCATGGTCACCAAGATGTTAGCCCAGCTCCGAGAATGGGAGAATAGCAAGACCATGGTTATCGTAAAAGGAGCAGGGGACAAGGCATTCTGTGCCGGTGGAGATGTCAAAGTTGCCATAGACAAAGTTATGGGACcaagattcttttttacagaGTACAATGTCAATTATTTGATTGGGAAATATAAGATTCCGTATATAGCTCTTATAGATGGCATCACAATGGGCGGTGGTATGGGTGTTTCTGTCCACGGAAGGTACAGGATAGCAACGGAAAGGACAACTATTGCGATGCCAGAAACTAAAATAGGATTGTTTCCTGATGTCGGTGGGTCATACTTCTTACCAAGGCTGCCGGTCAACCTTGGGTTGTATTTAGGTTTAACTG gtgaCAGATTAAAAGGCCAAGACGTTGTGAAAGCCGGCATAGCCACTCACTTCGTACCCAGTCGCCGCCTTTACGAACTCGAGACCCTGCTGTCTCGGTGCTCCAACGATGTGGAGATCAACTCGCTTCTAACCAAGTTCAGTGAACCACCGGTAGAGTTCTCGCTGGCACCAAACATCAAGCACATTAATTATTGCTTCGCCGCGTCTACGGTGGAGGAGATTATTGAGAGACTGGAAAAGGTTAATAATGAGTGGTCGGTTAAGACTATACAG ACTCTAAATCAAATGTGCCCCGGATCGCTGAAAATCACGTTACGGGCCATGCAGCGCGGCGCTCAGCTGGAGCTGGGGCAGTGCCTCAAGATGGAGTTCCGCATCTCCTGCTGGGCGACGCTGCACAACGACTTCCCTGAAG GTGTACGAGCCCTTTTAATTGACAAGGATAACAGCCCAAAATGGACCCACAAAACTGTCTCCGAAGTGGACGATGACTATGTGGAGAAGTTCTTCAAGAAACTGCCTGACGCTAAGGAATTGAAGTTCTTTGATGAGGAGTCTAAGCTATAA